Proteins found in one Ptychodera flava strain L36383 chromosome 16, AS_Pfla_20210202, whole genome shotgun sequence genomic segment:
- the LOC139114964 gene encoding uncharacterized protein — translation MSYLARVCVACNTTVDEKHYVSVFGRCSTEIDIVSRLREWGAVVLSGNQGQVICQRCYRRILIIEEKIAEFACICHAEESSVTGVENVGSKSDRVAYQLIKPKPVYNCNNNNSTSNISLNDASVLDTSGLQNPEMADSKLSIPLKQNETKDLHLAVQTVYHS, via the exons atgtcATACTTGGCCAGAGTCTGTGTGGCTTGCAACACCACAGTTGACGAGAAACACTATGTTTCTGTGTTTGGGCGGTGCTCTACTGAAATCGACATCGTTAGTCGCCTTCGAGAATGGGGTGCTGTCGTTTTGTCAGGCAATCAGGGGCAGGTTATCTGTCAAAGGTGCTATCGAAGAATTTTAATTATTGAAGAAAAGATAGCAGAATTTGCATGCATTTGTCATGCTGAAG AGTCATCTGTTACAGGGGTAGAGAATGTAGGATCTAAGTCTGATAGAGTTGCCTATCAGCTCATCAAACCGAAACCAGTTTACAACTGCAATAACAACAACAGTACCAGTAATATCAGTCTTAATGATGCATCAGTGTTAGATACATCAGGATTACAGAATCCAGAGATGGCAGACTCAAAGTTGTCAATACCATTGAAACAA AATGAAACAAAGGATCTTCACTTGGCTGTTCAGACGGTTTACCACAGTTGA